In the Bacillaceae bacterium S4-13-56 genome, one interval contains:
- the ytzI gene encoding YtzI protein → MLYILVISVIVVLVILVLSVAAISKGYQYKHSVDPLPKDNHQETPHKGKFLE, encoded by the coding sequence ATGCTTTATATTCTAGTGATAAGTGTTATTGTTGTCTTAGTTATATTGGTCCTCTCTGTTGCGGCTATCTCAAAAGGCTATCAATATAAACATTCCGTAGACCCTTTACCAAAGGACAATCATCAGGAAACCCCACACAAAGGAAAATTTTTAGAATAA
- a CDS encoding helix-turn-helix domain-containing protein — protein MAGHSLCPKFEKAFQILGKRWSGVIIHVLEDGAMRFNEIADHIPHISQKMLSDRLKSLEEEGIIQRHVYPETPVRIEYSLTDKGKALAPALKEVQSWANQWVDLTK, from the coding sequence ATGGCTGGACATTCCCTTTGTCCTAAGTTTGAAAAAGCATTTCAAATCTTGGGAAAACGTTGGAGCGGTGTAATCATTCACGTACTTGAAGATGGGGCCATGCGTTTCAATGAAATTGCTGACCACATTCCACATATTAGTCAGAAGATGTTATCTGACCGCTTAAAAAGCTTAGAGGAAGAAGGTATTATTCAGCGACATGTGTATCCAGAAACTCCTGTCCGTATTGAATATAGTTTAACAGATAAAGGGAAGGCTTTAGCACCAGCCTTAAAAGAGGTCCAATCATGGGCTAACCAATGGGTCGATCTTACTAAATAA
- a CDS encoding S-ribosylhomocysteine lyase produces the protein METVPKMNVESFNLDHTKVKAPYVRLVGVTEGQYGDKIYKYDLRFKQPNKEYMAMPALHSLEHMMAEFSRNHHDRIIDIGPMGCQTGFYLAVLNDDNYDNILSVLEKTLQDVLEATEVPACNEVQCGFAASHSLEGAKELAKEMLSKRDDWKEVF, from the coding sequence ATGGAAACTGTGCCAAAAATGAATGTAGAAAGTTTTAATCTGGATCACACAAAAGTAAAAGCTCCCTATGTAAGATTAGTTGGGGTTACAGAAGGACAATATGGAGACAAAATTTATAAATATGATCTTCGATTCAAGCAACCGAATAAGGAATATATGGCCATGCCAGCTTTACATTCGTTAGAGCATATGATGGCGGAATTTAGTAGAAATCATCATGACCGCATCATTGATATTGGCCCTATGGGATGTCAAACAGGTTTTTACTTAGCTGTTCTTAACGATGACAATTATGACAACATTTTATCCGTTCTTGAAAAGACACTACAAGATGTCCTTGAAGCTACTGAGGTTCCAGCATGTAATGAAGTTCAATGTGGATTTGCTGCCAGCCATAGTTTAGAAGGGGCTAAAGAGCTAGCAAAAGAAATGCTATCCAAAAGGGATGATTGGAAAGAAGTATTTTAA
- a CDS encoding GNAT family protein, translating to MMISKMTEPYAKDIFNWKYKAPYDLYNSTESEENLKELLDGSYYAVFNSEKSLIGFFCFGPNAQVPVGRTLGLYKDSSYLDIGLGMLPDLTGRGLGLPFLLRGLAFAEKEFQAEKFRLTVATFNQRAISLYKKCFFKEGPTFPTDKYDFMIMFNEHFFKKN from the coding sequence ATGATGATTTCAAAAATGACAGAGCCCTATGCAAAAGATATATTCAATTGGAAATATAAAGCACCTTATGATTTGTACAACTCAACGGAAAGCGAAGAAAATTTGAAGGAATTATTAGATGGTAGTTATTATGCGGTTTTTAATTCAGAGAAATCACTCATTGGCTTTTTTTGTTTTGGTCCAAACGCCCAGGTTCCAGTGGGTAGAACATTAGGACTTTATAAAGATTCTTCCTATCTTGATATTGGCCTTGGAATGCTTCCTGACCTCACTGGGAGAGGATTAGGTCTCCCGTTTCTTCTTCGAGGACTTGCTTTCGCAGAAAAGGAATTTCAAGCAGAAAAATTCCGGTTAACTGTTGCAACATTTAATCAAAGGGCAATTTCCCTTTATAAAAAGTGTTTCTTTAAGGAAGGCCCTACTTTCCCAACTGATAAATATGATTTCATGATTATGTTTAATGAACACTTCTTCAAAAAGAACTGA
- the typA gene encoding translational GTPase TypA: MERRDDIRNIAIIAHVDHGKTTLVDRLLQDSGTFRENEHVDDRAMDSNALERERGITILAKNTAIHYNDTRINILDTPGHADFGGEVERIMKMVDGVLLVVDAFEGCMPQTRFVLKKALEQELTPIVVLNKIDRPNARPEQVVDEVIDLFIELGANEDQLEFPVVYASALQGTSGYQPKEQQETMSPILETIMDTIPAPLNNADEPLQFQVTLLDYNEYVGRIGIGRVFRGKIKVGQQVLLMKKDGSSKPFRVTKLFGFIGLKRTEVQEAQAGDIVAIAGMEGINVGETICPVDHPDPLPLLRIDEPTLQMTFLVNNSPFAGREGRYLTSRKIEERLMLQLETDVSLRVDPTDSPDAWTVSGRGELHLSILIENMRREGYELQISKPEVIYREIDGVKCEPVERVQVDVPEEHTGSVMESLGSRKGEMLDMINHGNGQVRLEFKVPSRGLIGYSTEFLSQTRGYGILNHTFDGYEPVVPGQVGGRRQGVLVSLDRGKTTTYSIMALEDRGTIFVEPGTEVYEGMIVGEHNRDNDLTVNIIKEKALTNVRSANKDQTSVIKKPRILSLEQAIEYLNEDEYCEVTPESIRLRKKLLNKNEREKAAKKKQYQ; encoded by the coding sequence ATGGAACGTCGTGATGATATAAGAAATATTGCGATTATTGCCCACGTTGACCACGGGAAAACGACTTTAGTGGATCGACTGTTACAAGATTCAGGAACCTTTCGTGAAAATGAGCATGTTGATGATCGTGCAATGGATTCAAATGCATTGGAAAGGGAACGTGGAATCACAATCTTAGCCAAAAATACAGCCATTCATTATAATGACACACGTATTAATATACTAGACACACCTGGACATGCCGATTTTGGTGGAGAAGTCGAACGAATCATGAAAATGGTAGATGGCGTTTTACTAGTCGTTGACGCTTTTGAAGGTTGTATGCCTCAAACACGATTTGTTCTTAAGAAGGCTCTTGAGCAAGAGTTAACACCTATCGTTGTATTAAATAAAATAGATCGACCAAATGCAAGACCAGAACAAGTAGTGGATGAAGTTATTGACTTGTTTATTGAATTAGGAGCAAACGAAGATCAGTTGGAGTTTCCAGTCGTTTATGCTTCAGCTTTACAAGGCACCTCAGGTTACCAACCAAAGGAGCAGCAAGAAACGATGTCTCCTATCCTAGAAACGATTATGGATACGATACCTGCACCATTAAACAATGCAGATGAGCCATTACAATTTCAAGTTACGTTATTAGATTATAATGAATACGTTGGTCGAATCGGAATTGGCCGAGTATTCCGTGGAAAGATCAAAGTCGGACAACAAGTTCTTTTGATGAAAAAGGATGGATCGTCTAAACCTTTCCGAGTGACCAAATTGTTTGGTTTTATAGGATTGAAGAGAACTGAAGTTCAAGAAGCCCAAGCAGGGGATATCGTAGCTATTGCTGGAATGGAAGGGATAAACGTAGGAGAAACGATTTGTCCTGTCGATCATCCTGACCCTTTACCATTGTTGCGTATTGATGAACCAACTCTACAAATGACTTTCCTAGTGAATAATAGTCCATTTGCAGGGAGAGAAGGTAGATATCTAACTTCTCGTAAAATTGAAGAGCGCTTGATGCTGCAATTAGAAACGGATGTAAGTCTTCGTGTAGATCCAACTGATTCACCTGATGCATGGACGGTTTCAGGCCGTGGTGAACTTCATTTATCTATCTTGATTGAGAACATGAGACGTGAAGGTTATGAACTACAAATTTCAAAGCCTGAGGTTATTTATCGTGAAATTGATGGTGTGAAATGTGAGCCGGTAGAAAGAGTACAAGTAGATGTGCCAGAAGAACATACTGGTTCAGTTATGGAATCACTAGGTTCACGAAAAGGTGAAATGCTTGATATGATTAATCATGGGAACGGCCAAGTTCGATTAGAATTCAAAGTGCCTTCTCGTGGGCTAATTGGATATTCGACCGAATTCCTGTCACAAACAAGGGGATATGGAATATTGAATCATACCTTTGATGGATATGAACCTGTTGTTCCAGGTCAAGTAGGAGGACGCAGGCAAGGTGTTCTTGTCTCCCTTGATCGTGGAAAAACCACCACTTATAGTATTATGGCCCTTGAAGATAGAGGAACAATCTTCGTAGAACCTGGTACAGAGGTTTACGAAGGAATGATTGTTGGAGAACATAATCGTGATAATGATTTAACCGTTAATATTATAAAAGAAAAAGCATTAACTAACGTTCGATCTGCAAATAAGGACCAAACATCAGTTATTAAGAAACCAAGAATTCTTTCATTGGAACAAGCTATTGAGTATTTAAATGAAGATGAATACTGTGAGGTTACTCCTGAGTCCATTAGACTTAGAAAGAAACTTCTTAATAAAAATGAAAGAGAAAAAGCAGCTAAGAAAAAACAATATCAATAA
- a CDS encoding DUF1028 domain-containing protein, protein MKERLVATFSIVGFDPETGELGIAVQSKFIGVGAVVPWAKAGVGAVATQSYANTSFGPNGLKLIENGLSAQGALDRLLSEDDDREFRQVGIVDAKGNVATFTGAKCYDWAGGITGKNFAAQGNILVGQETVQSMADTFTTTQGTLSERLLKALDSGQASGGDSRGKQSAALYVVKEKGGYGGYNDHFIDLRVDDHPEPIKELIRLYELQQLYFGQTKPENIKEINGPIKSDLVSQLLRWGYLEEDPPTDDALFEALTRFVHTENFEEREQDKGKIDLEVLKFMENKSR, encoded by the coding sequence ATGAAGGAGAGACTGGTTGCAACTTTTTCTATTGTGGGTTTCGATCCTGAAACAGGGGAGTTAGGAATAGCAGTGCAATCTAAGTTTATTGGGGTAGGTGCTGTAGTACCATGGGCTAAGGCCGGAGTTGGAGCGGTTGCGACTCAATCCTATGCAAATACTTCTTTTGGTCCCAATGGATTAAAGCTTATCGAAAATGGATTATCAGCTCAGGGGGCACTTGATAGACTCCTTTCTGAAGATGATGACCGAGAATTTAGGCAAGTTGGAATTGTGGATGCCAAAGGAAATGTGGCAACTTTTACGGGAGCTAAATGTTATGACTGGGCAGGTGGGATTACTGGGAAAAATTTTGCTGCTCAAGGTAATATTTTAGTAGGACAGGAGACTGTCCAATCAATGGCAGATACTTTTACTACTACCCAAGGGACCCTTTCTGAAAGATTGTTAAAAGCTTTAGATTCTGGACAGGCCTCAGGCGGTGATTCTCGTGGAAAACAGTCTGCTGCCTTATATGTAGTGAAAGAAAAAGGTGGATATGGTGGATATAATGACCATTTTATTGATTTGCGCGTAGATGATCATCCCGAGCCTATTAAGGAGCTTATTCGTTTATATGAACTCCAGCAACTTTATTTTGGGCAAACGAAGCCTGAAAATATCAAGGAAATCAATGGACCTATTAAAAGTGATTTAGTCTCTCAACTTCTTCGTTGGGGATATTTGGAAGAAGATCCCCCAACAGATGATGCTCTTTTTGAAGCCCTTACACGCTTTGTTCATACAGAGAACTTCGAGGAAAGAGAGCAGGATAAAGGGAAAATTGATTTAGAAGTATTAAAGTTTATGGAAAATAAATCTAGGTGA